One Aegilops tauschii subsp. strangulata cultivar AL8/78 chromosome 7, Aet v6.0, whole genome shotgun sequence genomic window carries:
- the LOC109784220 gene encoding deoxyribodipyrimidine photo-lyase encodes MAPSASPSPGLAVTAPVHQARVRVLHPGQGLSPAGANPGPVVYWMLRDQRLADNWALLHAASLAAASAAPLAVAFSLFPKPFLLSARRRQLGFLLRGLRRLAADAATRRIPFFLLTGGPTEIPALVRRLGASALVADFSPLRPVREALDAVVGALCRDAASVTVHQVDAHNVVPVWAASGKLEYSAKTFRSKMNKVLDEYLVEFPELGEVVPWDREQPKDIDWDTLIDTVCSQAEDVPEIDWCEPGEAAAMEALLGTKDGFLTKRIKSYDSDRNYPTKPMALSGLSPYLHFGHISAQRCALEAKKRRHLSPKSVDAFLEELIIRRELADNFCYYQPHYDSVAGAWEWARKTLKDHAADKREHIYTREQLENAKTADPLWNASQLEMVHHGKMHGFMRMYWAKKILEWTSGPEEALSIAIYLNDKYHIDGRDPNGYVGCMWSICGLHDQGWKERPVFGKIRYMNYAGCKRKFNVDAYISYVKRLVAQPKKRKPEESLNSAAKYSKSEKD; translated from the exons ATGGCGCCGAGCGCAAGCCCTAGCCCAGGCCTGGCGGTCACGGCGCCGGTCCACCAAGCCCGCGTGCGGGTGCTCCACCCGGGGCAGGGCCTGTCCCCTGCTGGCGCGAATCCCGGTCCGGTGGTCTACTGGATGCTGCGGGACCAGCGGCTAGCCGACAACTGGGCGCTCCTCCACGCGGCGAGCCTCGCCGCCGCTTCCGCGGCGCCGCTCGCCGTCGCGTTCTCCCTGTTCCCGAAGCCGTTCCTCctctccgcgcgccgccgccaaCTCGGATTCCTCCTCCGTGGCCTCCGCCggctcgccgccgacgccgccactCGCCGcatccccttcttcctccttacCG gtgggcccacgGAGATACCAGCGCTGGTGCGGCGGCTCGGGGCGTCGGCGCTGGTCGCCGACTTCTCACCGCTCCGGCCGGTTCGCGAGGCACTGGACGCGGTGGTCGGCGCGCTGTGCCGCGATGCTGCCAGTGTGACCGTTCACCAG GTGGACGCGCACAACGTGGTGCCGGTATGGGCGGCATCGGGGAAGCTGGAGTACTCTGCCAAGACCTTCAGAAGCAAGATGAACAAGGTGTTGGATGAGTACCTGGTTGAGTTCCCCGAGTTGGGAGAGGTGGTGCCATGGGACAGGGAGCAGCCAAAGGACATTGATTGGGATACGCTAATTGACACGGTTTGCAG CCAGGCAGAGGACGTGCCAGAGATTGACTGGTGcgagccaggcgaggcggcggcaaTGGAGGCACTTCTGGGTACCAAGGATGGGTTCCTAACGAAGAGGATCAAGAGCTATGATTCGGACCGGAATTATCCCACAAAGCCAATGGCATTGTCCGGCCTCTCTCCCTACCTGCATTTTGGGCATATTTCAGCACAAAGATGTGCTCTCGAGGCAAAAAAACGTCGCCATCTTAGTCCCAAG TCAGTGGATGCTTTCTTGGAGGAGCTGATAATAAGGAGGGAGCTAGCCGACAACTTCTGCTACTATCAGCCTCACTATGATTCGGTAGCCGGTGCTTGGGAGTGGGCGAGGAAGACACTGAAGGATCATGCTGCCGACAAAAGAGAGCACATTTACAC GAGGGAGCAGCTTGAGAATGCAAAAACAGCTGATCCT CTCTGGAATGCATCACAGTTGGAGATGGTCCACCATGGAAAAATGCACGGATTCATGCG AATGTATTGGGCCAAAAAAATTCTAGAATGGACCAGTGGACCTGAAGAAGCACTTTCAATAGCAATATATTTGAATGACAAG TATCACATAGACGGCAGGGATCCCAATGGCTATGTTGGTTGCATGTGGTCTATATGTGGCCTCCATGATCAG GGTTGGAAGGAGCGTCCGGTATTTGGAAAGATACGTTACATGAATTATGCTGGTTGCAAGAGAAAATTCAACGTCGATGCCTACATTTCTTACGTCAAAAGATTGGTTGCTCAACCCAAGAAAAGGAAACCGGAGGAATCTCTGAATTCAGCAGCCAAGTACTCGAAGTCTGAGAAGGACTAG